A single Arcanobacterium canis DNA region contains:
- the trmB gene encoding tRNA (guanosine(46)-N7)-methyltransferase TrmB: MSEQNPNFGRIMSFSRRGSRLGDKFEKVMAEHASQFVIPIPPGDALTTIAADAVVDLAEAFGRDAPLTVEIGPGSGEQTIANALAHPDRNYLAVEAWAPGVARCVNAAQREGSHNVRIIEVDAAQALPILFRTDVEAPNRRADEVWSFFPDPWRKKKHFKRRIVKASFARTIAGVLAEGGVWRLATDWDSYAWQMRDVVTQAPEFSNPYAGERVDPADEGQFEGGFAPRFEQRVMTRFEQRGIDAGRTIHDLAVVRVPGDFPLPVGRDVPTEAF; this comes from the coding sequence ATGAGTGAGCAAAACCCAAATTTTGGCCGGATTATGTCTTTCTCTCGTCGTGGCTCACGCCTGGGTGACAAGTTTGAGAAGGTCATGGCTGAGCACGCGTCGCAGTTCGTCATTCCGATTCCGCCAGGCGATGCGCTGACGACAATCGCCGCCGACGCCGTCGTCGATCTGGCGGAGGCTTTCGGCCGCGACGCCCCGCTGACCGTCGAAATCGGTCCAGGTTCAGGAGAACAAACCATTGCCAATGCGCTTGCTCATCCGGATCGGAATTATCTTGCGGTCGAAGCATGGGCGCCAGGTGTCGCACGTTGCGTGAATGCGGCGCAGCGCGAAGGATCACACAACGTGCGCATCATTGAAGTGGATGCTGCACAAGCACTGCCAATTCTCTTCCGCACCGACGTCGAAGCACCGAATCGGCGCGCCGACGAAGTGTGGAGTTTTTTCCCTGATCCATGGCGTAAGAAGAAGCATTTCAAGCGTCGCATTGTGAAAGCGTCATTCGCGCGAACTATCGCTGGCGTCCTCGCAGAGGGCGGCGTGTGGAGGCTCGCAACTGATTGGGATTCCTATGCATGGCAGATGCGCGACGTCGTCACGCAGGCACCAGAGTTTTCCAATCCCTATGCAGGTGAGCGTGTTGATCCTGCTGACGAAGGCCAGTTTGAGGGTGGTTTTGCTCCGCGTTTCGAGCAGCGCGTGATGACTCGTTTTGAGCAGCGTGGTATCGACGCTGGGCGCACGATTCACGACCTCGCTGTGGTCCGTGTTCCTGGAGATTTCCCTCTTCCGGTTGGCCGTGATGTGCCGACGGAGGCGTTCTAG
- the hemW gene encoding radical SAM family heme chaperone HemW, with protein sequence MAQLPDGIPAPRDGHLAQPDVSSGFAAYVHIPFCAVRCGYCDFNTYTNLEFGPGASARDYHETLAREIELSAQVLSQPGQLTSIFFGGGTPTLLPAHNLATTLCRLRDTFGIVANAEVTTEANPETLTFDSLALLRDAGFTRVSFGMQSAVEGVLKVLDRVHTPGQVDNAVSWARELKMEHSVDLIYGAPGESMDDWRASLEQAIALDPPHISAYGLTIEPGTKMGAQVRRGEIPPPDPDIMADKYLMAEDLLSAAGYEWYEVSNWAKPGHHSRHNVAYWQGANWWGYGPGAHSHVNGTRWWNVKHPVQYAAALADGRSPAAAREILSADEQREEHIMLGIRLRQGIAVPQDTPTHVVAGFIADELVDPAMAMSGRLVLTPKGRLLADTVIRALW encoded by the coding sequence GTGGCGCAGCTGCCTGATGGCATTCCCGCTCCACGTGACGGTCACCTTGCACAACCGGACGTGTCGAGCGGGTTTGCTGCCTACGTTCACATCCCTTTTTGCGCAGTTCGCTGTGGCTACTGTGACTTCAATACATACACAAATCTTGAGTTTGGCCCCGGAGCTTCTGCGCGCGATTACCATGAAACTCTTGCCCGAGAGATTGAACTCTCCGCGCAGGTTCTTTCCCAGCCAGGTCAGCTCACGAGCATTTTCTTTGGGGGAGGAACCCCCACGTTGCTTCCTGCTCACAATTTGGCGACGACGCTTTGCCGGTTGCGTGATACGTTCGGAATTGTCGCTAACGCGGAAGTCACGACGGAAGCGAACCCGGAAACTTTGACGTTCGATAGCTTAGCGCTCCTTCGAGACGCAGGATTCACGCGTGTGTCGTTTGGGATGCAGTCTGCCGTTGAGGGTGTCCTGAAAGTCCTTGATCGCGTTCATACTCCAGGTCAAGTGGACAACGCTGTGTCCTGGGCGCGCGAACTCAAAATGGAGCACTCGGTCGATCTGATTTATGGTGCGCCGGGTGAATCGATGGATGATTGGCGGGCGTCTCTTGAGCAAGCAATTGCTCTTGATCCTCCCCATATCTCAGCGTACGGACTGACAATTGAGCCAGGGACGAAGATGGGTGCCCAGGTGCGCAGGGGAGAGATTCCTCCCCCGGATCCTGACATCATGGCTGATAAATACCTGATGGCTGAAGACCTTCTATCAGCTGCGGGCTATGAGTGGTACGAAGTATCAAATTGGGCGAAACCTGGACATCATTCCCGTCATAACGTGGCCTACTGGCAAGGGGCAAATTGGTGGGGGTACGGGCCTGGTGCTCACAGCCACGTCAACGGCACCCGCTGGTGGAACGTTAAGCATCCCGTTCAATATGCAGCTGCGCTTGCTGATGGTCGCTCTCCAGCTGCTGCACGTGAGATTCTGAGTGCTGATGAACAGCGAGAAGAGCATATTATGCTCGGTATCCGACTCCGCCAAGGCATCGCGGTTCCACAGGATACGCCCACACACGTCGTCGCGGGTTTTATTGCGGATGAACTGGTTGACCCTGCTATGGCGATGAGCGGCCGTCTTGTCTTGACGCCGAAAGGACGGCTTCTCGCTGACACAGTGATTCGGGCGCTGTGGTGA
- a CDS encoding DUF3097 family protein, with protein sequence MRYSNDVLANFSRNPRAREVEVEVGMLIEDPSSGYVGEVMKVSKIAGKWQMELEDRFLKRRSFFVGPGFWIDGTAVTLIPPIPKTPTSGLKTVAGAHITASGSRAVAHTARVARPSRIWVEGKHDAELVAKIWGEDLAYVGIMVEELFGADHLLDVLKAFEPSDRHRAGVLLDHLVPGSKESRIAQQATQLPGVLVLGHPYVDVWQAVKPCVVGIRQWPDVPRTEDIKIGTLTRLGWPHETKEDIGLGWKRILDSVHSYTDLSPALVGRMEELIDFVTEGE encoded by the coding sequence GTGCGTTACTCAAATGATGTGTTGGCGAACTTTTCACGCAATCCGCGAGCTCGCGAAGTTGAAGTCGAAGTCGGTATGCTCATAGAAGATCCGTCTTCTGGTTATGTTGGCGAAGTGATGAAAGTTTCGAAAATCGCCGGCAAATGGCAAATGGAGCTCGAAGATCGTTTTTTAAAACGCCGGTCGTTTTTCGTTGGCCCAGGTTTCTGGATTGATGGCACTGCTGTCACACTCATCCCGCCCATACCCAAGACGCCGACGTCGGGGCTCAAGACGGTGGCCGGGGCGCACATCACTGCTTCAGGTTCGCGCGCTGTTGCTCACACAGCGCGCGTTGCACGTCCTAGTCGAATTTGGGTCGAGGGAAAGCACGACGCCGAACTTGTTGCCAAAATTTGGGGCGAAGATCTCGCTTATGTCGGAATTATGGTCGAGGAATTGTTCGGCGCCGATCACCTCCTTGACGTGCTGAAGGCATTCGAGCCGAGCGATCGCCACCGCGCTGGGGTCCTGCTTGATCATCTTGTACCCGGATCAAAGGAATCGCGTATCGCACAGCAGGCAACGCAGCTGCCCGGAGTGCTGGTCCTTGGACACCCCTATGTTGATGTCTGGCAGGCAGTGAAACCCTGCGTCGTCGGAATCCGCCAGTGGCCTGATGTCCCACGTACCGAGGACATCAAAATCGGCACGCTGACACGGCTAGGGTGGCCACACGAGACGAAAGAAGATATCGGCTTGGGGTGGAAACGAATCCTTGACTCAGTTCACTCATATACTGATCTCTCCCCCGCTCTTGTGGGCAGAATGGAAGAATTGATCGACTTCGTTACCGAAGGTGAATAA
- the hrcA gene encoding heat-inducible transcriptional repressor HrcA, translated as MMADRKSIVLKAIVEDYVATREPVGSKAVVERHKLGVSPATVRNDMAQLEEAGLIVQPHTSAGRIPTDAGYRAFVNSIAKVKPLGKAQRAAINEMLTGAVDLDDVLERTVRLLAQFTHQVAVVQYPSLTRVSLRHVELLFLAPRVILVVIITDAGRVEQRTLTSESFHTEIELRQIAHALNETCVGASVENLNFSGLAAQELLPVSLRPLAALVTETIDATLRTDVEERVLVAGTGNLTRYGIDPAEIAPVLDKLEEQVVLLRLLAHQVGGLGVRIGEENGEDLGETSVVSTDYSGGHAGAVARLGVVGPTRMDYPGAMSSVYAVAQYLSDILGQSGED; from the coding sequence ATGATGGCGGATCGCAAATCGATTGTTCTCAAGGCAATTGTCGAAGACTACGTAGCCACTCGTGAACCTGTTGGCTCCAAAGCCGTGGTAGAACGCCATAAATTGGGCGTGTCTCCAGCAACCGTGCGTAACGATATGGCCCAACTTGAGGAAGCAGGCTTAATCGTGCAACCGCACACGTCGGCAGGGCGCATTCCAACGGACGCTGGATATCGCGCTTTCGTTAACTCCATTGCCAAGGTGAAGCCGCTGGGAAAAGCGCAGCGCGCAGCAATTAATGAGATGCTCACCGGAGCAGTTGATCTTGATGATGTTCTCGAACGTACTGTTCGTCTGCTGGCACAATTCACGCATCAAGTAGCGGTGGTGCAATACCCATCACTGACACGAGTTTCGTTGCGACATGTTGAGTTATTGTTTCTTGCTCCACGGGTGATCCTCGTGGTCATCATCACGGATGCGGGGCGAGTGGAACAGCGTACATTGACATCCGAATCTTTCCACACTGAGATTGAGCTGCGTCAGATTGCTCACGCGCTGAATGAAACCTGCGTGGGCGCCTCCGTCGAGAATCTCAACTTCAGTGGGCTCGCTGCACAGGAATTGCTTCCAGTTTCGCTTCGACCACTGGCAGCATTGGTCACCGAAACGATCGATGCGACATTGCGCACCGACGTCGAAGAGCGTGTTTTGGTAGCTGGCACGGGTAATCTTACCCGCTACGGTATTGACCCAGCAGAAATCGCTCCCGTTCTTGACAAACTTGAAGAACAAGTGGTTCTTCTTCGCCTGCTGGCGCATCAAGTCGGCGGGCTTGGCGTGCGCATCGGCGAAGAAAACGGTGAAGATCTTGGAGAGACATCTGTTGTCTCTACTGATTATTCGGGAGGACACGCTGGGGCAGTTGCACGTCTCGGTGTAGTTGGCCCAACTCGAATGGACTATCCGGGCGCAATGAGCTCGGTTTATGCGGTTGCCCAGTACCTGTCCGATATCCTGGGGCAATCTGGCGAGGACTAA